The Trichomycterus rosablanca isolate fTriRos1 chromosome 19, fTriRos1.hap1, whole genome shotgun sequence region CATCCATCCTATAATTTCTCCACACAGGTTCTGGGGGGTGCTGGCCATATTGGTACCAGTCTTGTCCATACCAGCTTCTTCCTCCATAAGCATTTCTCACCACCTCTGAATAGGCGGCTTCTCTTCGTCCTCCTGCTCTTTCCTGACCTTCAGCAGATCTTCTCTGTTCTTCTGCCTTACCATCAGCTGCAGCTCCTCCGTGAGGCTCTTTATTCTCCACAATCTGTTCCACTGTGGTAGAGAAACAGAGAAGCAGCAGCAGTTTCATAACACGGAATCCAATCCAGAGGGTTAAATCACATGAATACACATCAAGCACAGCTGAACTGTCTTGTGGAGAAAGTTCTACTGTCCACCTGccgaaaacatgcagaaggtggattggctgattTAAATTAGCACTAGGTGTTCTACTGTTGcccatgtttgtttttctttctgatGTTTTACCTTCTTCCTTCTTCTTGTAATTAATTTTTCGTCCTTTTCCTCTTGTTCCTCTCCTCCTCCAGTTTTTGGGTTTTCCACCCCCATCTTTATCCACTAACTTCATTGTGGGTTCTTTTTCTGGAatggttttaaataataataacgttattatttaattaccaGCAGCTGATGTTCCTGATCATCATGATCTACTGATCATAACTCACCCTGATGTTGGTCTTTTTCGGAttcctctttttctttcttcttgtaATTGATTTTCCGGCCATGCCCCCGTGTTCCTCTCCTCCTTTTCATTGTTAGGGTTCCCTCCCCTCCATCATTCAGGAGCTCATCTTTCTTAATGTCCTTCTCTTCATCTTTAATCACTGAAAATTAAAAGCAGAAGATCAACCTGATTATCATTGTTATATTGTCCAGGTGAACAGGTATCTGCTCTTCAGCTTCCACCTGAACTTCAGCTTCCATCAGCAGCTCATTTCCTGCTTTCATTTAGAAAAGATCAGTAATTATCTGGCCGTTCTTCTTCTAAAATGAGATGTTTCGTTTTCATGTCTTACTCAGAATCTGCTGGTTTATCTTCTCCATCTCGTCCACTTCATTCTGCTGCTTTGTTACTTTCAGCTCGATCTCATCCAGGACGAGGTTCAGTATCTGTTCGACCTCAGCTCTAATGTCGTTTTCATCTTCCACCACATTCTTCACCTCCACCACCATTTCTGCTTTAAACATCCAACCAATACAATTATGAGCTGGATCATTAGCAGAACATCTGGTGCTTTGTAGCAGCTACTATCCATGTTTTACTCACCAAGCCCTTCATCCATGCTGGCTTCACTCTTATTGAGGAGAAACTTCTTCACGTCCTCAGCAGTCTCAACTGCTTCATCCATAACTTCTGGAACCTTCTCTCCTGCTTTAacatgaagaaataatcagaaCTGCTCGACTGCTCTGCTGGATCTCCATCACAGTAGCTGATATTAGGTGGCTTCACTTACCCAGAAGCTGCTCTCCAGATCCATCCAGATCATCCAGCATGTTCTCCATGatgttttcagttttattaaGGAGAAACTTCTTCACGTTCTCAGCCGTTTCAGCCTCAACTGCTTCATCCATTACTTGCATGTTGGCTTCATTCTCATTAAGGAGGAACTTCTTCACGTCTTCAGCCGTTTCCATCTCAACGTCTTCATCCATAACTTCTGGAACCTTCTCTCCTGCTTTAacatgaagaaataatcagaaCTGCTCGACTGCTCTGCTGGATCTCCATCACAGTAGCTGATATTAGGTGGCTTCACTTACCCAGAAGCTGCTCTCCAGATCCATCCAGATCATCCAGCATGTTCTCCATGACGTTTTCAGTTTTATTAAGGAGAAACTTCTTCATGTTCTCAGCCGTTTCAGCCTCAACTGCTTCATCCATTACTTGCATGTTGGCTTCATTCTCATTAAGGAGGAACTTCTTCACGTCTTCAGCCGTTTCCATCTCAACGTCTTCATCCATAACTTCTGGAACCTTCTCTCCTGCTTTAacatgaagaaataatcagaaCTGCTCGACTGCTCTGCTGGATCTCCATCACAGTATCTGATATTAGGTGGCTTCACTTACCCAGAAGCTGCTCTCCAGATCCATCCAGATCATCCAGCATGTTCTCCATGAcgtttttagttttattaagGAGAAACTTCTTCACGTTCTCAGCCGTTTCAGCCTCAACTGCTTCATCCATTACTTGCATGTAGGCTTCATTCTCATTAAGGAGGAACTTCTTCACGTCTTCAGCCGTTTCCATCTCAACGTCTTCATCCATAACTTCTGGAACCTTCTCTCCTGCTTTAacatgaagaaataatcagaaCTGCTCGACTGCTCTGCTGGATCTCCATCACAGTATCTGATATTAGGTGGCTTTACTTACCCAGAAGCTGCTCTCCAGATCCATCCAGATCATCCAGCATGTTCTCCATGAGGTTTTCAGTCTCAGCTTCTGCATCTTGTACATTCAGAAGCTCAATCTTTTCCTCTGTCTTTTCCAGGAGAACGTTCACCAACTCTTTAACAAGtgcaaatccaccttctgcatccaTCTCCTCTGTGATTGGATCTCCTACTTGAACAAGAAGAAATATTGAGAACTTCATATCTTTTGGGCCTCTGTTAAAACAGCATGTTTTTGTTTACTTACCCAGAAGCTTGTTGCTCGGTGTCTCCACATCATCCGTCATGTTTTCCTTAAGCTCTGTGATGGCCTCAACCTCAGCTTCTGTATCCTTCATCTTTAGGAGCTCAATCTGTTCCTCAGTTTTATCTTGGAGGAAGTTCATAAGCTCTCTAATATCCTCATCCTCAGTCCCTGTGTTTAGGTCCATCACTTCCAAGGTCTCATTTCCTGCTTGACAATAAAAAAGTTCTTTATTTCTCCAGGTGGTGTTCCAATAACCACTTTTACCCTGTGCCCAGCCGTGTTGGTACCATGTGACCTGATCCAGGTTTACTTTACTCACCTAGAAGACGCACGGCACCAGCCTCATTCTCATCCAGTGGGAAGTTCCCGACATCTTCAGCAGCTCTATCCTCATCCAGCATGAAGTTGCTGAGATCTTCAGTAGCTCGTTCTTCAGCTGCTGTATCAGTTCCATCTAGGATTTGATCTGGAGCTTTAAAATGAAGAAATATTATGAATAATGAACTTCATGATGGTTTCCAGCATCACACCACCCTGTTATTGATGATGTTTCTATTATAGGACCCTCCCCGTCCTGTTCAAGTGGTTTCATCTACTCACTCTGCTGCTGGCTGATGATCTTCTCAGCTCCATCCAGCCTGCAGCTCATCAAATCCTCTCCATCTGCAGGATCAGGTTCAGGTTTCTCCACCAGAGCCATGAGCACTTCAGCACCATCTTTATGGTCCATGTTTGATGGCCTCGGTGTTACACTGCTCTGTCCTGCCTCTCCATCACCCTCcaccttcttctttttcttaaaAATCCTCCTCCAGTTTTTACCCGTCCATTTCTTTCCACGTTTGCTTTTTTTCTGGGTCTCAGGTCCGTCCTCTTCAGGGTCGCCATCCGGCCGTTCCCGGGTCTTCGGACGGAGCTTCGACAAAAACCACAGCAGACAagacattttttcacctgctctCTTCCACGGTCAAACTCACACTGAGCTGAAATGCTCCGGTGCTCAGACTTACCTGCTGCAGAACCATTATGACATCACACAGTTCTATACATCGTCACAtcagtgcccccccccccccccacacacacacacacacctctccaCTCTCACTGCTCAGCCCTCACAC contains the following coding sequences:
- the LOC134333585 gene encoding transcription factor TFIIIB component B'' homolog isoform X3 → MSCLLWFLSKLRPKTRERPDGDPEEDGPETQKKSKRGKKWTGKNWRRIFKKKKKVEGDGEAGQSSVTPRPSNMDHKDGAEVLMALVEKPEPDPADGEDLMSCRLDGAEKIISQQQTPDQILDGTDTAAEERATEDLSNFMLDEDRAAEDVGNFPLDENEAGAVRLLGNETLEVMDLNTGTEDEDIRELMNFLQDKTEEQIELLKMKDTEAEVEAITELKENMTDDVETPSNKLLGDPITEEMDAEGGFALVKELVNVLLEKTEEKIELLNVQDAEAETENLMENMLDDLDGSGEQLLAGEKVPEVMDEDVEMETAEDVKKFLLNENEAYMQVMDEAVEAETAENVKKFLLNKTKNVMENMLDDLDGSGEQLLAGEKVPEVMDEDVEMETAEDVKKFLLNENEANMQVMDEAVEAETAENMKKFLLNKTENVMENMLDDLDGSGEQLLAGEKVPEVMDEDVEMETAEDVKKFLLNENEANMQVMDEAVEAETAENVKKFLLNKTENIMENMLDDLDGSGEQLLAGEKVPEVMDEAVETAEDVKKFLLNKSEASMDEGLAEMVVEVKNVVEDENDIRAEVEQILNLVLDEIELKVTKQQNEVDEMEKINQQILMIKDEEKDIKKDELLNDGGEGTLTMKRRRGTRGHGRKINYKKKEKEESEKDQHQEKEPTMKLVDKDGGGKPKNWRRRGTRGKGRKINYKKKEEVEQIVENKEPHGGAAADGKAEEQRRSAEGQERAGGRREAAYSEVVRNAYGGRSWYGQDWYQYGQHPPEPVWRNYRMDERNTWRYGGHHWERRNMWTPPAANYYYNPNYYYNPNYYYY
- the LOC134333585 gene encoding transcription factor TFIIIB component B'' homolog isoform X7; the encoded protein is MSCLLWFLSKLRPKTRERPDGDPEEDGPETQKKSKRGKKWTGKNWRRIFKKKKKVEGDGEAGQSSVTPRPSNMDHKDGAEVLMALVEKPEPDPADGEDLMSCRLDGAEKIISQQQTPDQILDGTDTAAEERATEDLSNFMLDEDRAAEDVGNFPLDENEAGAVRLLGNETLEVMDLNTGTEDEDIRELMNFLQDKTEEQIELLKMKDTEAEVEAITELKENMTDDVETPSNKLLVGDPITEEMDAEGGFALVKELVNVLLEKTEEKIELLNVQDAEAETENLMENMLDDLDGSGEQLLAGEKVPEVMDEDVEMETAEDVKKFLLNENEAYMQVMDEAVEAETAENVKKFLLNKTKNVMENMLDDLDGSGEQLLAGEKVPEVMDEDVEMETAEDVKKFLLNENEANMQVMDEAVEAETAENMKKFLLNKTENVMENMLDDLDGSGEQLLAGEKVPEVMDEDVEMETAEDVKKFLLNENEANMQVMDEAVEAETAENVKKFLLNKTENIMENMLDDLDGSGEQLLGEKVPEVMDEAVETAEDVKKFLLNKSEASMDEGLAEMVVEVKNVVEDENDIRAEVEQILNLVLDEIELKVTKQQNEVDEMEKINQQILMIKDEEKDIKKDELLNDGGEGTLTMKRRRGTRGHGRKINYKKKEKEESEKDQHQEKEPTMKLVDKDGGGKPKNWRRRGTRGKGRKINYKKKEEVEQIVENKEPHGGAAADGKAEEQRRSAEGQERAGGRREAAYSEVVRNAYGGRSWYGQDWYQYGQHPPEPVWRNYRMDERNTWRYGGHHWERRNMWTPPAANYYYNPNYYYNPNYYYY
- the LOC134333585 gene encoding transcription factor TFIIIB component B'' homolog isoform X1, which produces MSCLLWFLSKLRPKTRERPDGDPEEDGPETQKKSKRGKKWTGKNWRRIFKKKKKVEGDGEAGQSSVTPRPSNMDHKDGAEVLMALVEKPEPDPADGEDLMSCRLDGAEKIISQQQTPDQILDGTDTAAEERATEDLSNFMLDEDRAAEDVGNFPLDENEAGAVRLLGNETLEVMDLNTGTEDEDIRELMNFLQDKTEEQIELLKMKDTEAEVEAITELKENMTDDVETPSNKLLVGDPITEEMDAEGGFALVKELVNVLLEKTEEKIELLNVQDAEAETENLMENMLDDLDGSGEQLLAGEKVPEVMDEDVEMETAEDVKKFLLNENEAYMQVMDEAVEAETAENVKKFLLNKTKNVMENMLDDLDGSGEQLLAGEKVPEVMDEDVEMETAEDVKKFLLNENEANMQVMDEAVEAETAENMKKFLLNKTENVMENMLDDLDGSGEQLLAGEKVPEVMDEDVEMETAEDVKKFLLNENEANMQVMDEAVEAETAENVKKFLLNKTENIMENMLDDLDGSGEQLLAGEKVPEVMDEAVETAEDVKKFLLNKSEASMDEGLAEMVVEVKNVVEDENDIRAEVEQILNLVLDEIELKVTKQQNEVDEMEKINQQILMIKDEEKDIKKDELLNDGGEGTLTMKRRRGTRGHGRKINYKKKEKEESEKDQHQEKEPTMKLVDKDGGGKPKNWRRRGTRGKGRKINYKKKEEVEQIVENKEPHGGAAADGKAEEQRRSAEGQERAGGRREAAYSEVVRNAYGGRSWYGQDWYQYGQHPPEPVWRNYRMDERNTWRYGGHHWERRNMWTPPAANYYYNPNYYYNPNYYYY
- the LOC134333585 gene encoding transcription factor TFIIIB component B'' homolog isoform X4 is translated as MSCLLWFLSKLRPKTRERPDGDPEEDGPETQKKSKRGKKWTGKNWRRIFKKKKKVEGDGEAGQSSVTPRPSNMDHKDGAEVLMALVEKPEPDPADGEDLMSCRLDGAEKIISQQQTPDQILDGTDTAAEERATEDLSNFMLDEDRAAEDVGNFPLDENEAGAVRLLGNETLEVMDLNTGTEDEDIRELMNFLQDKTEEQIELLKMKDTEAEVEAITELKENMTDDVETPSNKLLVGDPITEEMDAEGGFALVKELVNVLLEKTEEKIELLNVQDAEAETENLMENMLDDLDGSGEQLLAGEKVPEVMDEDVEMETAEDVKKFLLNENEAYMQVMDEAVEAETAENVKKFLLNKTKNVMENMLDDLDGSGEQLLAGEKVPEVMDEDVEMETAEDVKKFLLNENEANMQVMDEAVEAETAENMKKFLLNKTENVMENMLDDLDGSGEQLLGEKVPEVMDEDVEMETAEDVKKFLLNENEANMQVMDEAVEAETAENVKKFLLNKTENIMENMLDDLDGSGEQLLAGEKVPEVMDEAVETAEDVKKFLLNKSEASMDEGLAEMVVEVKNVVEDENDIRAEVEQILNLVLDEIELKVTKQQNEVDEMEKINQQILMIKDEEKDIKKDELLNDGGEGTLTMKRRRGTRGHGRKINYKKKEKEESEKDQHQEKEPTMKLVDKDGGGKPKNWRRRGTRGKGRKINYKKKEEVEQIVENKEPHGGAAADGKAEEQRRSAEGQERAGGRREAAYSEVVRNAYGGRSWYGQDWYQYGQHPPEPVWRNYRMDERNTWRYGGHHWERRNMWTPPAANYYYNPNYYYNPNYYYY
- the LOC134333585 gene encoding transcription factor TFIIIB component B'' homolog isoform X2, with amino-acid sequence MSCLLWFLSKLRPKTRERPDGDPEEDGPETQKKSKRGKKWTGKNWRRIFKKKKKVEGDGEAGQSSVTPRPSNMDHKDGAEVLMALVEKPEPDPADGEDLMSCRLDGAEKIISQQQTPDQILDGTDTAAEERATEDLSNFMLDEDRAAEDVGNFPLDENEAGAVRLLGNETLEVMDLNTGTEDEDIRELMNFLQDKTEEQIELLKMKDTEAEVEAITELKENMTDDVETPSNKLLVGDPITEEMDAEGGFALVKELVNVLLEKTEEKIELLNVQDAEAETENLMENMLDDLDGSGEQLLAGEKVPEVMDEDVEMETAEDVKKFLLNENEAYMQVMDEAVEAETAENVKKFLLNKTKNVMENMLDDLDGSGEQLLAGEKVPEVMDEDVEMETAEDVKKFLLNENEANMQVMDEAVEAETAENMKKFLLNKTENVMENMLDDLDGSGEQLLAGEKVPEVMDEDVEMETAEDVKKFLLNENEANMQVMDEAVEAETAENVKKFLLNKTENIMENMLDDLDGSGEQLLAGEKVPEVMDEAVETAEDVKKFLLNKSEASMDEGLEMVVEVKNVVEDENDIRAEVEQILNLVLDEIELKVTKQQNEVDEMEKINQQILMIKDEEKDIKKDELLNDGGEGTLTMKRRRGTRGHGRKINYKKKEKEESEKDQHQEKEPTMKLVDKDGGGKPKNWRRRGTRGKGRKINYKKKEEVEQIVENKEPHGGAAADGKAEEQRRSAEGQERAGGRREAAYSEVVRNAYGGRSWYGQDWYQYGQHPPEPVWRNYRMDERNTWRYGGHHWERRNMWTPPAANYYYNPNYYYNPNYYYY
- the LOC134333585 gene encoding transcription factor TFIIIB component B'' homolog isoform X6, whose product is MSCLLWFLSKLRPKTRERPDGDPEEDGPETQKKSKRGKKWTGKNWRRIFKKKKKVEGDGEAGQSSVTPRPSNMDHKDGAEVLMALVEKPEPDPADGEDLMSCRLDGAEKIISQQQTPDQILDGTDTAAEERATEDLSNFMLDEDRAAEDVGNFPLDENEAGAVRLLGNETLEVMDLNTGTEDEDIRELMNFLQDKTEEQIELLKMKDTEAEVEAITELKENMTDDVETPSNKLLVGDPITEEMDAEGGFALVKELVNVLLEKTEEKIELLNVQDAEAETENLMENMLDDLDGSGEQLLAGEKVPEVMDEDVEMETAEDVKKFLLNENEAYMQVMDEAVEAETAENVKKFLLNKTKNVMENMLDDLDGSGEQLLGEKVPEVMDEDVEMETAEDVKKFLLNENEANMQVMDEAVEAETAENMKKFLLNKTENVMENMLDDLDGSGEQLLAGEKVPEVMDEDVEMETAEDVKKFLLNENEANMQVMDEAVEAETAENVKKFLLNKTENIMENMLDDLDGSGEQLLAGEKVPEVMDEAVETAEDVKKFLLNKSEASMDEGLAEMVVEVKNVVEDENDIRAEVEQILNLVLDEIELKVTKQQNEVDEMEKINQQILMIKDEEKDIKKDELLNDGGEGTLTMKRRRGTRGHGRKINYKKKEKEESEKDQHQEKEPTMKLVDKDGGGKPKNWRRRGTRGKGRKINYKKKEEVEQIVENKEPHGGAAADGKAEEQRRSAEGQERAGGRREAAYSEVVRNAYGGRSWYGQDWYQYGQHPPEPVWRNYRMDERNTWRYGGHHWERRNMWTPPAANYYYNPNYYYNPNYYYY
- the LOC134333585 gene encoding uncharacterized protein LOC134333585 isoform X5, producing the protein MSCLLWFLSKLRPKTRERPDGDPEEDGPETQKKSKRGKKWTGKNWRRIFKKKKKVEGDGEAGQSSVTPRPSNMDHKDGAEVLMALVEKPEPDPADGEDLMSCRLDGAEKIISQQQTPDQILDGTDTAAEERATEDLSNFMLDEDRAAEDVGNFPLDENEAGAVRLLGNETLEVMDLNTGTEDEDIRELMNFLQDKTEEQIELLKMKDTEAEVEAITELKENMTDDVETPSNKLLVGDPITEEMDAEGGFALVKELVNVLLEKTEEKIELLNVQDAEAETENLMENMLDDLDGSGEQLLGEKVPEVMDEDVEMETAEDVKKFLLNENEAYMQVMDEAVEAETAENVKKFLLNKTKNVMENMLDDLDGSGEQLLAGEKVPEVMDEDVEMETAEDVKKFLLNENEANMQVMDEAVEAETAENMKKFLLNKTENVMENMLDDLDGSGEQLLAGEKVPEVMDEDVEMETAEDVKKFLLNENEANMQVMDEAVEAETAENVKKFLLNKTENIMENMLDDLDGSGEQLLAGEKVPEVMDEAVETAEDVKKFLLNKSEASMDEGLAEMVVEVKNVVEDENDIRAEVEQILNLVLDEIELKVTKQQNEVDEMEKINQQILMIKDEEKDIKKDELLNDGGEGTLTMKRRRGTRGHGRKINYKKKEKEESEKDQHQEKEPTMKLVDKDGGGKPKNWRRRGTRGKGRKINYKKKEEVEQIVENKEPHGGAAADGKAEEQRRSAEGQERAGGRREAAYSEVVRNAYGGRSWYGQDWYQYGQHPPEPVWRNYRMDERNTWRYGGHHWERRNMWTPPAANYYYNPNYYYNPNYYYY